The Pyrus communis chromosome 12, drPyrComm1.1, whole genome shotgun sequence genomic sequence TCCGTGCGTGGAAAGTTAGTTTGAAGTTCGTCCGTACACTTGCAAAGGAAATGGAAGGAAAATGGAAGAAAGTCCAAGGGAGAAGGAAGTCACGGGTGTGTGTGCGtaggtgtgtgggtgtgtggtccagatggcAGCCCAccatccaaaaacaaaacaaaccaaacacccTACAACACAAATTAACATCcaggggcaaaatcatcatttcacacctatggtacaaataattcgggacgggctgtcacaacatGGGTTCGAACTCCGTTGGTGGTTaatctaaaaaagaaaaacaaaaacaaaaaaagaattagTTGTGGGCCCACACCACATTAAACTTCAACACTCCaaaccatttatttttcaagttgcacttcataaatcatccttacaaaatagccaaatcggaaatatttgaggcatctaattgagttcaaagaaattgatgaattgagtttaaagaaacattgaaatttcatcgtgagaATTAAATGACAAATGGTtttgaattgaattaaattttttatatggaGGAACAACTTCATGAGAGGCCGGAACTCGCACTATTGTACCAAAAACAGAATATGATACGGTATTTGACAATACAAAACTTATTTATTTCAATGTTTTTTCCAATCCTTTTTGGCCCTAGAATGTAAAGATCCTTAATCACGTGATTTTCTACAATTGCTCTAGAATATGAAGAATATTATTGGTGACACgccatttagtttaaaaattgaTCTCCTAACATTATCCATCATATAAATAGGGTTTAGGGATGCACGTATATATAACTAAGTAGTTATTTACTTGTTACAGATGTGAAAACATAAACATTTTCTTCTCCCGCTCAAATTCATATCCAAGTTTAAAAATGTCTCTCCGTAATTTAGATATATTTAGCTTAAAGAATCCTACCATTCTCTTAGTTGAACTAAATTGCAGCAATTTTGGATGCAAAATACGGAATACGGGTGAAGGCAACAAAGAAATGTTTATTGGGGTTTCACGGAATATGGAAAATCATGCATCAACACAACAGCTGGTTTTCACAAATCAATTAAGGATGCACTTGCTGCTTGCTAGGAGGACGGGAGGATGCTCGATCGTGTAGCAAATAGCAATGCAAAACCCTTCACAAGACCATAAACAATGTTACAGGAGTCCCATGTGAAACGCCAAACCGCAAACCCTTGGAGCTCACATTTCCTCAGCCACTGACACACACCATCACCATCGTCTACAtatttttctctctcaaatctTCAACTTGGGAGATCCCTTCCCACCGTGAATTTAGCAATTAGCACATGATTTAGAAACCATATAATCCCATGTATACGCTGAGCTCCAACACAAAAGAGACAACATCTTTATCGTTTGTTAAATAATATCCATCTCCGAAATTTACAcccgaaaaataaaattatataaaatctcCAAAGCTAAAAATACACCACCTGGGAGCTGCCTCTTTATCTTAAATAAACTCCAATCAATTTTTCTAATGTCTTTCATTCAATGAAATTGATCTTCCCGTGATTGATCCTTCACCAATACATCAACTCTCCGGTGAACGAACTTGGGCAGGGCAGGGCAGGCTTATATCTCTCTATACTAAATAGAAATCCGGAAGGGGAGACCCACATCCACATATATCATTAACATCTAATTTTGGTATAACTGCTTATTTTTTTCATCCACTTTCACTTCTTCCTTCTTTATGGGTCTCCGACATTTTCCCTTCATCCTACTTTCCATGAATacttttacaatctgcccatctCCATGGATCATCGATTcatcttatccaacattataCACGGGTGGGGGTCTCACGGGCGGAAGAGTTTCTACGTTCAAAGGGGAGAAAGACAGAAAATTCACCTATTTCGCAACGCAAATGAGCAAAAGGAAGAGCATAACCCAAGACTATACACATCTCGGGTCAGTTGGAGATAAACATGCAGTATCTGAATCATCAAATACCTGAGCCTGATTCAGAATCACTTCCTTATGAGGTCCGCCATCACCCCCTAGGCTTCCTCTTGAATGCCGCTAAAGCAAAAATCCTCCCTTCTTCCAGAATTGCATCATCCCAATCAAGCTAATCTGGAAAGTGCACGTTGACCTGCAGTTTGTTCCTATTTCTTAATCACTACTTATCCTATAAAGATTAAATTGTGCCGTAACCCAAATTCTCCCACTTGAAAGGAGCAACTAAGCCAATATCAGGTAAGCCTCTCAAGAACAAGCAGACACATACACAAACAGCAGCTATGGCAAGCatagaatgaatgaagggacgCTGAAGCAAGCCTTGAGCACCGGGAACCCTCCTAGTGTACTTTGTTGCTGCAATTGCACACTTGGTACACGATCTACTACCTTGTCTGAATTGGGTACTTGTCCTGTGCTCCAGTTCCATACTCATCTGATGTTGATCTCTCTCATCTCCAATTGTGACAGTAATCTGACTATTTCTTCTGTCAGCAAGCTTTCGAGCCACCAAGTTGTTATAAGAGTAATTATTCCTCATCAAAGCATAAGCATACGGAGACTGCCCATTAGCATCCAAAAGAGACTTCCAGCAGTTCAATCCAATCTAGAGGGAAAGAGTGAAACAAAAGGttcaaaaaaaatgtcaaaggttaaaaaaaaatctgtcaGCATACTTGTAAGACTGGTACTAAGTTTTATAGCAACCATTAGAAAAGCACACCAATATCTATAAATTGGAATAAGCACAAAGTCCAAACTCCAAACAATTTTATAGACGAGTCACGAGCATGCCAACAATTATTTTTACCTCCAGCGGGTCATTTGTCAAAGCATCAATCATGTCATCTGTACTTGACATACAAGCAGCCAAATGAAGAGGGGTCATGCCACCAGGTCCAGCAAGATTAGGTGGAAAAATATAACGCTTGTCACTGTCACTGTTGACCGTAGAATAATTAATGAGCAAGTCAACCATCTTCCTGCACCTCCTTTTTACTGCCCGGTTCAGAAGCTGCATGTCTGACAGCATAACCAATCCTCCCGACAGCGCATCACTGTCGAAATTTCTTTCAAATAGTATGTCTAGAAGTGTTTTAACCAAAGCACAAAAGTCTTTCTCGACAGTGAATGTGAGTAAAAATTTGAAACGGCTGAGTGCATAATGAGGCTCTTGAAGCATGGAACATATCCTTTTTCTTTGGAAGAGCCATCCAAGCTCATTCAAAAAGTGTAGGACTTcatcccttgatgtcggccgcCCATAATCATGACTTCCAGCTACTGATATTACATCACATACTTTCGCCTCAGCATCAAACACTGACTCAAGGACCTTCAATTCTCTGCAGATTGTAGCATCAGCTATTATCACTGGAAAACTGTTGCCCTTAAAACCATTTTCCACCTGTTCATATTAGCAAACATCAATACAACACAAACTTTTCTACATCAATTTCCAAAACAAACCAACTGTTCCTTAAAAGAGTTTTACCTCTATGAAACAGCGACCAAGAACACCAGGAGATGCATCATGAATTTGGAAACTACCTAAGTCTATCTCATCATACGTCGTTCCACGATATGCTGAACCAGTAGCTTCCTTTGACGTGTAACCACCCATATATGTGCAATGAATCCTGCATGACCGGAAACTTTAGAAACAGAGACAAGGAATTTACAGAAGAATCTTCACACAAAAGCAAATTGTACTAACCTGGTGCCAAGATTATTCAAATTTCTACCCCTTAACAGAAGAGAGGTTTCTTGCCCACCCACGACAGCCAAAGGGGACACAGAGATCAACTCTGGAGAACTACATGATCTCCAAGCTTTGCATGTACGAATTTTTCCTGAAAAATTATGCCACGCAAACAAAATTCAAGAGAAAATTACAAGGCAACATGCCAATGACACACAAGTCATACTTAGAAGCAGctgaagaaaaacttgttgaAGAAGTGTTATTATCGCATAAGAGCTACTAGAAATAAGTAGAAATCACACTTCAAGAGCTCCAAAAACGTAACAGTTGAAATGATATGGAATTAAAGAATATCACAATACGAGGATAAGTTAAAGATGACCAAAAGAATTCTTTCGGCCTAATAAATTGAGAATGAAACGCAAAAAGGTAAAAGAAACTTTCAGAAATTATCTCCTGATATCCTTTTCAAAAACACAAGTGGAAGCactggcaaaaaaaaaattgaaaatataaagtgGAAGCACACTGGTAAATTAACAGACAGTAGGGtgctttttaaaacaaaaaacacaagcaccttattgaaaatcaatcacaAAGAATATCAGTAACCAAAAGCCACCACTACTGATCAGTACTTACCATCTTTGTGTGATGCTAATTGCCTGCCTGTATTAACTAAAAACCTCCCACTTCTCCAAAAATCAGAATCTGAACTCTGAACCAAAGAACTGACACGCTGAACCAGGTTTTCTTCAAGCTGAAAAAAATATGCACACCTTACAAGTGGTCAGCAAAAATACAATGAAAAGATTGCTGATCAGCACTAAAAAAATTCACTCACTTGCTCCCACGAAGCAGATGGCATTGATACATAAACTGATAGAACGACACAACCAGGCCTTATGTAGCTCTCCATTTCAGATGGACTGCTGGAAAGCCAATTGAATATCTAGAACAGAGCAATAAACATTGTAAGAATTCCTCTCCCCCCCAAATAAAGCTGTACAAACTACAATGTTGTCTTGACAATTCATACGAAAGGGAGCGATTAAAACAAGAACCATAAACTCCTAACCTGTGTCCGCAATGTCCCTGGTAAATGACTTGGATCTTTATCAAAGAGCTTAAATAATATCCTTCCGGTGCGATCCTGTCAGAGAACAAAACAATCAATTCAATCCCGCAATCAATATAGACTAATAACATCCAACAGATGCGTACAGACGTGAAATAATCAAAGAACAGAATAAAGCAATAGGTAGTAAGTCAACAGTACCTGCACATCAGAATTCAAACTAGAAGGTGAATGGTCCGAACCAGAAGAAGTATAGCCAGGTTGGTTAGGAAAGTTTTGAATGGAGCTCGCTTCAGCTCCCCTATTTGACCCTCTAAAAAGATCAAAAGGCATGTTACTGCCACAAGTCCAGCTAGTGTCAGGGTTTCCACTGCCCTCTTTGCTTACCGGCAACTTGTCAGACTTAACAATTTCTGCCAAACTCTTCAGTGGAAACAGTGTTTGCACAACAGGAGGGGAAGATGAAGGAGACCTATCCTCAGTGGGATTACTACTGTCAGAAGAGAAATACTTTCTAGAAGAAGCCAGTTTTGGCAGGCTGTCATTCTCAGGTGAGGAGCTAAATAGCTGTAAGGGTAAATTAACTCGAGCTTCTTGAACTTGGCAGTCTGAATCTTCCATGGGAGACTGGTAACTAGTGCTACTTCTCTCTCCCCCGGCTGAATGAATCTCTTGTGGAGGTATCTTGTTCAAATTGGGTTCAGCTGCCTGGTCAGAGCAGGTCAACTTAGTTTTCTCACTGTCACTGCTCTGGCTGCACTTTTGAGATAACATTGCGTGAGCTTCAGGAGCAGATGTTGCTAGAGTAGCTGATAGTACAGTAAGCAAGTCCATGGTTGATACAGATGCCCTTCCATTCAATTTGTTTTGAAGATCTAAAGAAAGCAGTTCAGAAGCTTTCCTAGTCAAACTTCCAAGATTAGGCAACTTGGCAGCAAGGTCTGCTGACAAAGGTAACGAATTTATCTTACTAAGAACCCGAAGGAGCTGCTCTCTGTCCAACACTGATGAGCCATTGATATTTCTGACATcatttttccctacaaattttaATGCAGAAATTTAGTACCTGATCAAAGGAAATACAAGATCGTGAACTCAAGAATAATCTTGTTACCTTGAGGACGAGCTATAGCAGCTAGCAAGTTGACGATATCGCTATTTCCAATGATTTTGTTATCCCCATCTCCTGGGAGAGTGAGCCGTGAAGTAACATCCTCTGGTTGGGTTTTCCTTCTTCTCCGGTTATGCCCCGCAAGTCTCCGTCTACAACTCCTCTTCCCCTCATCAAACTCTGAAAGGGGGTGAAACCTGCAACAACAAACAATGATTTTGATATGACTTCAGAGCTAGGACAATCACTAAAAAGGGAGGGAAATGAAGATGAGAAACCAAAAAACTAATAATTCGTTAAACAAAATGACCTGCTGCACTGCTGGCAGAATCTCTGCATCTGCTTGGCAACAAGGGCTCTGGTGGATTTACTGTGAACCTCACAGACTTTATGTCGGCGATGGTAGTCCTTGGCATTTGACAGATCTTCCTTACAGTTATCAACTTGGCACATAGGGTAGTTGCCATTCCCATTCCCTGGAGATCCAGACCGGACCCTTTTATTGGGCCTGGGCACAGGCTCCTCCACAGAGGTGAAACCACCGGCGAGATTCAGCTGAAGGCTCtcgtcatcttcatcttctgccGTGTCCTTCACAGGCCCAGAAGCTTCCTCTTTGTTCCTCTGCTCTGTTGTGGAAGTAGTGCCCAGATGCATCATCCTGGAGTCCAGCGGCTTGGCAACAAATCTGACAGTGTCCCAGTCCCAAACGTGAGGATTCCAGTCGTTGCCGGGGTTTGTGAAGCGCGGCTGCTGCGAGTAGGGGTGTTGATAATTGGGGCCCTGGTAAGGGAGATCGCGCTTCCTCCCCATGACCGGCGAATCACAAAACCGGCCCGAAAGCGCCTGGTGAATGTAAATTGGAGCAGCAACTTGGCCGCCGGCGTTTTCCATCATAGATTCAAGACAAACCAAAACACACACAAAATCTACGCAAGCACAAAAATTGGATAAAGTCAATTATTTACTGCTTTACAACAAATCgatcaaaactcaaaaaataaaaaataaaaagatgcaAAAAGCATGAACCTTATTCAAAAGAACTAATCATTTCAAGTCATGTAAGAAAGTTTCACACAAAGCTTGAGTACTGCGCAAATAATCATTTTCgagttaattttatttttaattttgtgaatTTGGTTCCAGTTGAAAAAGAAATACATGTGCGGGTCGGCGAATAAAAAGCGAAAAGATTGCTCGATACACAACCGgaaaaaatttttaaaaaaaaatagtaaaaagaaTTGCGTACCTTCACAGAAATCTAGAATCCATCCACAGCCACATCCGTTTCACCCAAAAGTCTTCACTTTGTCCGGGGATTAATCCAACCCAAACCAAGCCGGAGTATACTCCGACGTCCGATCTGAATACTTGAGACTCCGGTCGCCGATGGTCAGAGACAAATCTCACATGTCATCGAATTGACTTACTGAACAGCGAAGAAGGTCTGCTCCCGTAAATCCCAGTTGAAATGAAACGACAGACAGACAGACTGATTCTGCGTCTTCGTCGGCGTCGGCGGCTGCTTCCAATAACAAAACCGAATCTAAAACCAAACCGTTATCAGCAGTTCTGAAACAAAGTTTGCAGATCCAACTGATGAAAGCAAaccctctcttctctttctctctcttaacttttcttttacttttcctCTCTAGAGACTCCAAGTCGTCCCCACCAGCTTAAGCTTGTAAGTTGTAACAacaccttttttctttctttctgtgaATGGCAACAATCGTAAATTCGAGTGAGATTGGGGTGGTATTGGAGGCCGCTCAAAGCAGCAAACGAAGAATCCAAGACCTTTCCTTGCTTGCTTCCACCTATACAATACcactatataatattatattatatactataatatatgtacaaaataaatgtaCTAATGTACTATCACGCtgttatattactattttatcacttttttataaattctgattttttctcaataaatttaatataactTTTAGAGGTAAAGACTCCGAGCGTCAGAGCGTAAAAAGCGAAGATGAATTTTTCACCAGCAGATGAGGATTGAAGATGATGCTATTTTACCAAACTGCCCTTGAATTTGGGTTTTGCAATTTGCGATTTAGGGGGACGTACAGGAAGAGGAATGTGTGAACATCAGATTATAATAATTAGGATTAATATGAACACCTGACAACGTTCACATTTtttggaaggaaaaaaaggaCAACGATTGCATTTCTTAATTTAATTCGCCTTTCCCGCATACGATTTTTAATCCTCGTTCCTATTGTCAcgtatttgattaattaatcgTTTCATTTAATTCTACATTTTCAACCATAACAGAGTTAAAAATaaggaattttaacaaaaagtctGTAGtgctgttcattttaacgaaaaatcatatttttacactaaaaagtcaaacctgatactattcactttaccttttattttgtccttatcgttaaaactcaaagtttttaaac encodes the following:
- the LOC137709854 gene encoding squamosa promoter-binding-like protein 14, whose protein sequence is MMENAGGQVAAPIYIHQALSGRFCDSPVMGRKRDLPYQGPNYQHPYSQQPRFTNPGNDWNPHVWDWDTVRFVAKPLDSRMMHLGTTSTTEQRNKEEASGPVKDTAEDEDDESLQLNLAGGFTSVEEPVPRPNKRVRSGSPGNGNGNYPMCQVDNCKEDLSNAKDYHRRHKVCEVHSKSTRALVAKQMQRFCQQCSRFHPLSEFDEGKRSCRRRLAGHNRRRRKTQPEDVTSRLTLPGDGDNKIIGNSDIVNLLAAIARPQGKNDVRNINGSSVLDREQLLRVLSKINSLPLSADLAAKLPNLGSLTRKASELLSLDLQNKLNGRASVSTMDLLTVLSATLATSAPEAHAMLSQKCSQSSDSEKTKLTCSDQAAEPNLNKIPPQEIHSAGGERSSTSYQSPMEDSDCQVQEARVNLPLQLFSSSPENDSLPKLASSRKYFSSDSSNPTEDRSPSSSPPVVQTLFPLKSLAEIVKSDKLPVSKEGSGNPDTSWTCGSNMPFDLFRGSNRGAEASSIQNFPNQPGYTSSGSDHSPSSLNSDVQDRTGRILFKLFDKDPSHLPGTLRTQIFNWLSSSPSEMESYIRPGCVVLSVYVSMPSASWEQLEENLVQRVSSLVQSSDSDFWRSGRFLVNTGRQLASHKDGKIRTCKAWRSCSSPELISVSPLAVVGGQETSLLLRGRNLNNLGTRIHCTYMGGYTSKEATGSAYRGTTYDEIDLGSFQIHDASPGVLGRCFIEVENGFKGNSFPVIIADATICRELKVLESVFDAEAKVCDVISVAGSHDYGRPTSRDEVLHFLNELGWLFQRKRICSMLQEPHYALSRFKFLLTFTVEKDFCALVKTLLDILFERNFDSDALSGGLVMLSDMQLLNRAVKRRCRKMVDLLINYSTVNSDSDKRYIFPPNLAGPGGMTPLHLAACMSSTDDMIDALTNDPLEIGLNCWKSLLDANGQSPYAYALMRNNYSYNNLVARKLADRRNSQITVTIGDERDQHQMSMELEHRTSTQFRQGSRSCTKCAIAATKYTRRVPGAQGLLQRPFIHSMLAIAAVCVCVCLFLRGLPDIGLVAPFKWENLGYGTI